The Populus nigra chromosome 19, ddPopNigr1.1, whole genome shotgun sequence genome includes a window with the following:
- the LOC133680176 gene encoding PAMP-induced secreted peptide 2-like, whose product MGREQKPVTLSSLLLLLGSLLIITMVVGTEARPLSGSRLNKDVNVGGIEGLIGGFSLQAVKKSGPSPGIGHKYENFQTQGEATNSGSSRGEGHKHVINGNKP is encoded by the coding sequence ATGGGGAGAGAACAAAAACCTGTAaccctctcttctcttcttcttcttcttggttcTCTCTTGATAATCACCATGGTTGTCGGCACAGAAGCTCGGCCTTTGAGTGGTTCAAGGCTGAATAAAGATGTTAATGTTGGAGGGATTGAAGGTCTTATTGGAGGATTTTCTCTCCAAGCAGTGAAGAAGTCAGGGCCGAGCCCAGGTATTGGTCATAAATACGAAAACTTTCAAACTCAAGGAGAGGCTACAAATTCTGGTTCGAGTCGTGGTGAGGGACATAAGCACGTTATTAATGGCAATAAACCGTAA